A portion of the Deinococcus radiopugnans ATCC 19172 genome contains these proteins:
- the pstS gene encoding phosphate ABC transporter substrate-binding protein PstS, producing MKKILMLGLTLIAPSAAAQGLTGAGASFPYPLYSKMFAEYKNATGTSVNYQSVGSGSGQKQILERTVDFAGSDNPMSDEQLKTAPAKLLHIPTAIGAVVPSYNLPGITAPLKFTGKVLADIYLGKIKTWNDKAITALNPGVTIPPLPITVARRSDGSGTTFVFSDYLSKVSSEWKSKVGTGNSLDWPVGTGAKGNDGVAGVVKSTPGALGYVELVYAKQNKLPYGSVQNRAGKFVLADNGPASKAAEGVVIPSDTRVSITNSPNADAYPVASFTYVIFYQDQKYGNRTEAQAQELQKLLSWMTTSGQQYNEPLDYARLPTNAANKAKSIIKSMTYGGKKI from the coding sequence ATGAAAAAGATCCTCATGCTGGGCCTCACGCTGATCGCCCCCTCTGCCGCGGCCCAGGGCCTGACTGGCGCGGGTGCGAGCTTTCCCTACCCGCTGTACAGCAAGATGTTCGCCGAGTACAAGAACGCCACCGGCACCAGCGTGAACTACCAGAGCGTCGGCAGCGGCAGCGGCCAGAAGCAGATCCTTGAGCGCACCGTGGACTTCGCCGGGTCCGACAACCCCATGAGCGACGAGCAGCTCAAGACCGCGCCCGCCAAGCTGCTGCACATCCCTACCGCCATCGGCGCCGTCGTGCCGTCCTACAACCTGCCCGGCATCACTGCGCCTCTGAAGTTCACGGGCAAGGTGCTGGCGGACATCTACCTGGGCAAGATCAAGACTTGGAATGACAAGGCCATCACGGCCCTGAACCCCGGCGTGACCATTCCCCCGCTGCCGATCACGGTGGCGCGCCGCAGCGACGGCTCGGGCACCACCTTCGTGTTCTCCGACTACCTGAGCAAGGTCAGCAGCGAGTGGAAGTCCAAGGTCGGCACCGGCAACAGCCTGGACTGGCCGGTCGGCACCGGCGCGAAGGGCAATGACGGCGTGGCGGGCGTCGTGAAGAGCACGCCCGGCGCGCTGGGCTACGTGGAGCTGGTGTACGCCAAGCAGAACAAGCTCCCTTATGGCAGCGTCCAGAACCGTGCGGGCAAGTTCGTGCTGGCCGACAACGGCCCGGCCAGCAAGGCCGCCGAGGGCGTCGTGATTCCCAGTGACACCCGCGTCAGCATCACCAACAGCCCCAACGCCGACGCCTACCCGGTGGCCAGCTTCACCTACGTGATCTTCTACCAGGATCAGAAATATGGCAACCGCACAGAAGCGCAGGCCCAGGAACTCCAGAAGCTGCTGTCGTGGATGACCACCTCCGGCCAGCAGTACAACGAGCCTCTGGACTACGCCAGGCTGCCCACCAATGCGGCGAACAAGGCCAAAAGCATCATCAAGAGCATGACCTACGGCGGCAAGAAGATCTAA